Part of the Littorina saxatilis isolate snail1 unplaced genomic scaffold, US_GU_Lsax_2.0 scaffold_747, whole genome shotgun sequence genome is shown below.
TATGCTTGATCAAGGTACGCTTAACATTTCCCACGCATTCGTCTGTGGGGCACCAACATGTTTCGATCGGATACAAACACTAACTCAACCAAAGCATACCATTCAGCAAAAGCTCGTAATAAATGTGGCGTGTAAAAGGCGGTTGGAAACTGTTGCTTGTGTAAGCTGTGGTTGTATTATTCACTGCATGCAGCAGGGTTACTGCTTTGATCGATTTCTTCGCCTGTGTCTCTTGTGTCTGTTATTCCATGGTAGTCTGTATTACAATGGCAAACCTAATGCAAAAAAATATGTCATTGTTGTGCTCTAGGTCATTCTGTCAAGTGTTGCAGACCCAGCTAGACACAAAGGTCTACTCACGGTACACACGCAGAGTGAAGACGTCAAGTAATTCCCTCCCTTTAAGCTCTGTAAAAGCGTTGGCAGCACGGCACGTGATGTTACGTAGGTTGTCTCCCTTGCCAACAGAGGTCAGCTGCAGACGATCATTTATGACCCTTGAATCTGACCAGCTCAGTGTCGCCTCGGGGTTACCGGGAGATGTCACAGTACAGGTCAAGGTCACGTTGTCATTCTCCTTGTAGGGCAACAAACTTCCGTCCGTTCTCTGGATGACTGGTGTTGATGGCGGGTCTGTGATGGTGAAACAGGTTACAGGTGATAGTGTACGATCACGGGGAAGCGGGCAGTTTATAAATGCATACactccctacacacacacgcacacacacacacacacacgtctgttTCATGAACAGTTAGCGTCCGACCCTCCAAAGCAGATCTAGTATTGCACTTAACGTACATACTCACAGTAGACTCGAAGAGTCCTGGAGTCAGTCAGCGTGTAGTAACTGGGTCTCGCCCACTGACCGCTACATGTACACTTcaggttgttgtggttgttaccCAATGACGGAATCACCAGACTGCTGGACTGGCCCAGATGGGTGCTGTTTTCGTGTTGATCCGGACAGGTCAAGGTCACTGAGGTCACACCAGGGTCACCTCCAGTCACAGAACAGGTCAAGGTCAAGTTGTCGCCTTGGTACAGGATGCTGTTGTTGACGTAACCAATgatctgtggtggtgatggaggAGGATCTGGGCCACATAAATCATGATTGAATCTACTCGCACTTGTCAGATACATGTAATCGCTTTcggcattacacacacacacacacacacacacacacacacacacacacacacacacacacacacacacacacacacaaacagacacacacacacaaacatacatacacacacacgcgcacacacacacacagacgcacacatacaacacaaaatcacacacgtactcacacacacaaacactcatacacacgcacacacacacacacacacacacacacacacacacacacacacaaacaaacacacacacacacacacacgcgcacacacacacacacagacaaaacacacacacatacacacacacacacacacaaacacacacacacacaaaacacacacacatacacacacatacacaaacacacacttacatacacactcacacacacacacacacatacacatacacacacacacacatactcacacacacacacccacatgcacacacacacacacacacacacacacacacacacacacacacacacacacacacacacacttacatttaAGGTTCAGTGTCACACTGCCTTGCTTCCTCTGGTTGTTGTTCTTGGTGTTTGTTACTGTGCACGTGATCACTCTGTTGACGTCACCATTGTTGCCAAAACTAGGTGGACGTGGCCTGAACGTACATTCTTTCCAGTTGCTGACGTCGCAGGCAATGTTCCAACTGTAGGTCAAGGCTGAAGACGGTTCGGCACCAGAGGGTTGACAGGTCAAGGTCAGTTCTTTTGACCCAGCACTGTCCGTGTAGAAAGTGGTGTTTCCCTCGATGACCACCGAGTCCGGACCATCTGGAGAGCGACGTTCTCAAGATGGTGACACAAACAACAGAAACGAATCACACCCacgcaaacacagacagacagacagacagacagacagacagacagcaaacagacagacagacagacagacagacagacagacagacagacagaaagtcagccagccagccagccagccagacatgCATGAAGGCAGACAGAACAgtaaaatatacacacacacacacacacacacacacacacacacacatacacacacacacactatgctaAACATgtctggtctgtgttgtcaaggATTTTCTGTAAGAATGCGATTTCTCTCTTggtcgcaaagaccgtgtgacgcgcaggttatgagcggaagacaaatctgctgagtgcaagtacgtttcagaagatagtttcttttgttttgttcgcCGTATACCGAGACAGGAAGCTCTGCAGCCATCAAAAACCTTAGACAGATCAGACAGACCTGTGGCAGTTCTGACCCACCATCCCCACAACCTACCTGTTCGCCacattttgaaaacaaattggttCATCCTTAAGTCTAGCCCCTCTGTTGGTGAAACGTTCAGCCTGCCACCCTTGTTGGCCTCCCGACGGGACTACAACCTTCGAGATTCCCTGGTTCGATCCCCTCTTCGTTCGCCAGTTCCCCTACAACCTGGCACACACGCATGCCAGAACCCTCGTTACCACACCTGCCCCCACATTTGCCATGAGGCTACTACTCTGACCggcgcgcccccccccccccccccccaaacgaTTTCAAAATGAAACGCACGTTCTCTTGCACCAGCCGCAACTCGCTTCACCGAACATCTGGCAGATATTCGGTATCGCTGCTGTAGGTCTGTTGCCCAAcatttcaacagcagcaaccacacctccctggatgcacatgtgaaaggtgtctggcaaatgtacagcacctccacagacagaaaacaagcaGAGTCCGATTTCATATTATCCCTGGGCACATCCACACCTGACGGTTTGAATGCAAAAAATGTGATGTACATGTATTCCCCAAACATACTGTGGATTAACGGTACGCCGCCGTttttgctttcgaagttttaCTATTTGGTGACTTTTGCACACACAACCAACCAGCTTTAACATTGCAACTGTACGCGGCTAGCTGTCAGAAAAATGCACCATTTTTAAGTGTCATTTAATGTGTAGGTATGATGTGTTATTTTCCccttttattt
Proteins encoded:
- the LOC138954799 gene encoding nephrin-like; its protein translation is MWRTDGPDSVVIEGNTTFYTDSAGSKELTLTCQPSGAEPSSALTYSWNIACDVSNWKECTFRPRPPSFGNNGDVNRVITCTVTNTKNNNQRKQGSVTLNLKYPPPSPPQIIGYVNNSILYQGDNLTLTCSVTGGDPGVTSVTLTCPDQHENSTHLGQSSSLVIPSLGNNHNNLKCTCSGQWARPSYYTLTDSRTLRVYYPPSTPVIQRTDGSLLPYKENDNVTLTCTVTSPGNPEATLSWSDSRVINDRLQLTSVGKGDNLRNITCRAANAFTELKGRELLDVFTLRVYRE